In one Culex quinquefasciatus strain JHB chromosome 2, VPISU_Cqui_1.0_pri_paternal, whole genome shotgun sequence genomic region, the following are encoded:
- the LOC119766712 gene encoding uncharacterized protein LOC119766712, giving the protein MSKEGDFDVRFLKAIASSGAQAESGVCSLVSRMLQYIAEILRKLGPKPLSETSLQASTSLLPQVAVHSSTPGKMTPTKMFRWPHLEQKRHGFKSARLVVW; this is encoded by the exons ATGTCAAAAGAAGGAGATTTTGATGTCCGGTTCCTGAAGGCCATTGCCAGTTCCGGTGCTCAAGCAGAATCCGGAGTCTGTTCGCTAGTTTCAAG AATGCTGCAGTACATTGCGGAAATCCTTAGAAAGCTTGGTCCGAAACCGCTTTCCGAGACTTCGCTACAAGCATCGACAAGCCTACTTCCTCAAGTGGCTGTCCATTCAAGCACGCCAGGGAAAATGACTCCGACGAAGATGTTTCGGTGGCCGCATCTGGAACAAAAACGGCACGGATTCAAGAGTGCTCGACTCGTAGTGTGGTGA